Proteins from one Suncus etruscus isolate mSunEtr1 chromosome 3, mSunEtr1.pri.cur, whole genome shotgun sequence genomic window:
- the LOC126003814 gene encoding small ubiquitin-related modifier 1-like: MSDQEAKPSTEDLGNQKEGEHIKLKVIGQDSSAIHFKVRMTTHLKTLKESYCQRQGVPVNSLRFLFEGQRIADNHTPKELGMEEEDVIEVYQEQTGSLKNLDILFIFFFMLNPFLFLKIVLL; this comes from the coding sequence ATGTCAGATCAGGAGGCAAAACCTTCAACTGAGGACTTGGGAAATCAGAAGGAAGGAGAACACATAAAACTCAAAGTTATTGGACAGGATAGCAGTGCGATTCACTTTAAAGTGAGAATGACCACACATCTTAAGACTCTCAAAGAATCTTACTGTCAAAGACAGGGAGTTCCAGTGAATTCACTCAGGTTTCTCTTTGAAGGTCAGAGAATTGCTGATAATCACACTCCAAAAGAACTGGGAATGGAGGAAGAAGATGTGATTGAAGTTTATCAGGAACAAACGGGGTCACTCAAAAATttagatattctttttatttttttctttatgctcaatccttttttatttttaaaaatagttcttttatAA